The window TTGAGGGAAGGAGAATAAAAACGTTTAGATGAAGCGAGTGACCTGTTCGAGGGTCTTCCTCCGCTTCCGTGGTGCTGCTTTTTCCAGCGGATAGCCAAGGGGTATAACACCGACGAGATAGTAGTTCTCATCGAGGCCAGCCAGCGTTCTGACCTGCTCCTCGATGCCCCTGAAGTTCGTAACACCTATGTAAACAGTACCGAGGCCTAACTCAACTGCTTTGAGCATTAAATTCTGTATCGCCATTGCCGCGCTCTCCACGCTCCAGAGAAACTCGAGTTCGTCAAACTCTTCACCTTCGAGGAAGCGGACACGTTTGTCGATGAAAACTGCTATATAAACCGGTGCCCGGTACATCCCCCTTTCATACATCTTCTTTCTAAGCTTCTCTATCTTCTCTTC of the Thermococcus onnurineus NA1 genome contains:
- a CDS encoding nitroreductase family protein, which translates into the protein MELGEAILKRTSVRYFEERDVPEDAIKALIEAAVRAPTASSLENWLFVVFRSEEAREKIYHLIARGMEEYYRAVNLSEEKIEKLRKKMYERGMYRAPVYIAVFIDKRVRFLEGEEFDELEFLWSVESAAMAIQNLMLKAVELGLGTVYIGVTNFRGIEEQVRTLAGLDENYYLVGVIPLGYPLEKAAPRKRRKTLEQVTRFI